The Symphalangus syndactylus isolate Jambi chromosome 11, NHGRI_mSymSyn1-v2.1_pri, whole genome shotgun sequence genome contains a region encoding:
- the LOC129492654 gene encoding uncharacterized protein translates to MQKPGLFSKQDVTPQCGFPGCIPLSAKSETGRLDDWEKNERRGPEWVGPDVQAPPGARFRARVTVARPGRCGSHWGQAYSESGAGLFRAHDGPDRLQETSACRGSAAKTVPPGAEKSCGLKPGLAGGSGRLLAFCLVHSAPGERGGRWEPQPRMRRLPPSAAGSARGVLAGEGLGEGGPCGGLSRERAARQLVAEGL, encoded by the exons CTCCAAACAAGATGTGACCCCGCAATGTGGTTTTCCAGGGTGCATCCCTCTTAGTGCAAAGTCGGAAACAGGGAGGCTGGACGActgggagaaaaatgaa AGGCGAGGCCCCGAGTGGGTGGGGCCGGATGTGCAGGCCCCGCCCGGCGCCAGGTTCCGGGCTCGAGTCACGGTAGCACGTCCAGGCCGCTGCGGGTCCCACTGGGGGCAGGCGTATTCCGAGAGCGGCGCCGGGCTCTTTCGGGCCCACGACGGCCCTGACCGGCTGCAGGAAACCTCTGCCTGCCGAGGAAGCGCCGCAAAAACCGTTCCGCCCGGAGCGGAGAAGAGCTGCGGGCTGAAGCCAGGCCTCGCAGGGGGCAGCGGCCGGCTCCTCGCGTTCTGCCTCGTCCACTCGGCCCCCGGAGAGCGCGGGGGGCGCTGGGAGCCGCAGCCACGCATGCGCCGCCTGCCACCGAGCGCCGCGGGGTCCGCGCGAGGCGTCCTCGCGGGCGAGGGCCTCGGGGAGGGGGGGCCGTGTGGTGGACTCTCGCGAGAGCGCGCGGCGCGGCAACTCGTCGCTGAGGGACTTTAG